The Euphorbia lathyris chromosome 4, ddEupLath1.1, whole genome shotgun sequence genomic interval aaaaaaaatcatattcacGAACGAATAATGTGCaaaattatccctaacatttaaaattagaaacaattttacccctaacgttgacacgttgggtcaatttgagaaataattcatcaaattgacttctcaattatgaatattatcgtctacacttcacatgtacaTCTTTTTAACACTCGTTACTAACAGATCACAAATGTATAACTAGACGTggaaaaaactgaaaaaaaagaagttaaaaAAATACAGTCTTTTGTATaagttgaacaaaaaaaaattcaaatatttcaccgaatttataaatataaattggtgcagaataagaaacaaagtatacgtgttttataataatgtctgaaattgaccaaattagggtaaaattgctcttgactgccaacattctcggtaaaattgcaccattttagacgttagagataaaattgctcccgaCTGTtaacattaagagtaaaattgctccctACTGTTAACATTACGTGCGTTTGGTACgctgtaatgcaatgtaatgtaatcaagattgtaatgtaatcaaggttgtaatgtaatggaatggaataaccattacattaccatgtttggttagtaaaattttacaattgatgtaatgtaattaccattacaTTATCAATGGGTGTGCATCGGtgcaaaaccgaaccgaaccgaaccgaaaaaaccgaataccaaaatgatcaaaataattcataCCGACACCAAACCGAGTAATAGGTAAAAACGAATTAAAACCGAATCGAAATAtgcggttcggttcggtttaaaccgaacaaaccgaattaagataaaaataacaaataacaaataaaaatcactatattttctcattaaatttacctcaacaaaaacaaaaattgaaatatttccaaaatatatctatattgggttattatctcaacaataataaaaaaaaattaaacttgtataatcaaatatatgtgtatatatatatataaaaatgtaaaatatgtgtaattcggtgcggttcagtttttttacattttctatcaAACCTAAACGAACCGAATCGAATACcgaaataaacttaaaattaaaatcgatgccgaaccgaattgttaaaaaaaccgaaccgaaaaaccgaattcactcagttcggtatgcggtttaaaccgaaccgatgcacacccctaattATCATGTTTGTTTTGCTATGTATAATCATAAATTTCTATTTActcttataaatatatataacaatagTAATAatcaaaaattaataataatgtgatgtaaaaaatggaggaaatgaAAATGTTAGATTGAAGGAATTAGGAATACATATTggaatgtaatgagaattcctATTGATTTCTTTGGTAATCCTCATTACAAAACTTATTGAAGAAAATTAAAGTCATGGAATTCCCATTACATTCCAATAAAACTATAGAGTGCATCCAAACATAGTAATGGGCTTTTGATGTAACGAGCATTCCATTACGAAGTCCATTACGTCTTACCAAACGTACcctaagggtaaaattgctcccgaCAGTTAACGttaagagtatttttacaccttatccacTTTATAAAATAGACCCCAAACTTTCATTACCATCCGTGCAATATATCCCCAGAAAATGGCATGaaaaatggatttccaagttaTCTCAGATCCTAAGTTCTATAATTACAAAATGAATGCTGTTATCCATTGCATAAACTGACATCAACTCAAAAATGGCACACAATACAAATTAAGAGTTAAAAAGGTCGCTAAAGGTGGCAGTCCGGGATCAATTCAGCCCTAATCAAAGTTTCGGTATCAACTCAACCCCCAAGTTGacaaattttgacaaattggCCTTTAAtaccaaaaaactataaaatttggGCTAATTTAGCAAAACTTGCAAACTTGAGGGCTGAGTTGATACCTAAACTTCAATTTAGACTAAATTGATCCCGAATATCAAGTTTGAGGCAAGGGTAAACTGAATTCAATTCCTAGTTATATATTATGCTCTCAGAAAGAAAGAAGTGAAATGATTTTCGGATACTTATCGAGTAGACTGCTTGCGTTTCAGCATGGCGTCGCATAGCTTCACAGCATCtgcattatctctaacattatGTACTCTAACAATGTTTGCACCTCCCAAAATCCCAGTAGTAACAGCAGCAATGGTTGCAGGATCTCTTTCGGTTGCTGCAGAGCGTGCGCATATTTCGCCCAGGAATCTCTTTCGGGAAGGTCCGATAAGAATGGGAGCATGAGAAATTGCTACACTTTTCCTTCCAATCTCAGCTCTTATAGTCGGTATTCCCATCAGGATTTCCAGATTATGATCAGTGTTCTTTGAAAATCCGATTCCAGGGTCGATGATGATTCTCCAAGCTGGAATGCCTGATAATTCCGCGGATTCAATCCGCGAGAACAACTCCGAGGCGACTTGCTTACAGACATTGTCATACTGGAGATTTTCACTATTCTGCATTGTTGTTGGGTCACCTCTCATGTGCATTGCAATGTACGGAACCTCGAGGTCAGCGACAACCTTCGTCATGTTCGGATCCAATTGCCCACCGGATACATCGTTTACGAGATGAGCTCCTTTTCTGACTGCTTCTGAGGCAACTTCCGAGTAAAAAGTGTCGACAGATATGAGCTTTCCGTTTATTTCCGGTATCTTTACAACCGCTTCCAAGACAGGAATTAGTCTATCCATTTCCTCTTGAGGGGATATCCTTGAAGCCATCGGCCGCGTTGATTGAGCACCGAAATCAACAATGTCTGCCCCTTCTGAAATCATTGAGCGAACCTGAGAAACTACACTATCGACCGACTGGAAATTTCCTCCGTCACTGAAACTATCCGGGGTCAAATTAATAACACCCATCACAGAAGTCTTCTCTGACCAATCCCATAAATTATT includes:
- the LOC136226749 gene encoding folate synthesis bifunctional protein, mitochondrial-like isoform X1; its protein translation is MSLLKRLVPSKQGISNAVNGFGTLSSCFLHSALDSSVQLHSQEQEVVIALGSNVGNRLHNFNQALHLMKKSGINITRHGCLYETAPAYVTDQPHFLNSAVRAVTKLGPHELLGVIKQIEKDLGRTKGIRYGPRPIDLDILFYGRFRIDSDRLTVPHERIWERPFVMAPLMDLLGSDIESDTVASWHSLSIHSGGLFETWQKLGGECQIGKDGMRRVLPIGNNLWDWSEKTSVMGVINLTPDSFSDGGNFQSVDSVVSQVRSMISEGADIVDFGAQSTRPMASRISPQEEMDRLIPVLEAVVKIPEINGKLISVDTFYSEVASEAVRKGAHLVNDVSGGQLDPNMTKVVADLEVPYIAMHMRGDPTTMQNSENLQYDNVCKQVASELFSRIESAELSGIPAWRIIIDPGIGFSKNTDHNLEILMGIPTIRAEIGRKSVAISHAPILIGPSRKRFLGEICARSAATERDPATIAAVTTGILGGANIVRVHNVRDNADAVKLCDAMLKRKQSTR
- the LOC136226749 gene encoding folate synthesis bifunctional protein, mitochondrial-like isoform X2 translates to MKKSGINITRHGCLYETAPAYVTDQPHFLNSAVRAVTKLGPHELLGVIKQIEKDLGRTKGIRYGPRPIDLDILFYGRFRIDSDRLTVPHERIWERPFVMAPLMDLLGSDIESDTVASWHSLSIHSGGLFETWQKLGGECQIGKDGMRRVLPIGNNLWDWSEKTSVMGVINLTPDSFSDGGNFQSVDSVVSQVRSMISEGADIVDFGAQSTRPMASRISPQEEMDRLIPVLEAVVKIPEINGKLISVDTFYSEVASEAVRKGAHLVNDVSGGQLDPNMTKVVADLEVPYIAMHMRGDPTTMQNSENLQYDNVCKQVASELFSRIESAELSGIPAWRIIIDPGIGFSKNTDHNLEILMGIPTIRAEIGRKSVAISHAPILIGPSRKRFLGEICARSAATERDPATIAAVTTGILGGANIVRVHNVRDNADAVKLCDAMLKRKQSTR